The Blastocatellia bacterium genome contains a region encoding:
- a CDS encoding VWA domain-containing protein has protein sequence MNNQNSPAIRAKAPLKKRSAQRRRLWCVASVVMLFTQAALAARPPQSAANKVESQDQPIRLKTDLIELRAVVTDKQGKPITDLTKDDFEITEDGRKQVVSFFTAEQISGALATSPPGASPASRRQVPPAARPKRTVALFVDTLHMTTASMMQVKQHMLKFVDERLGDEDLAAVVATGGGLGLFSQFTSDKRVLRAAINRLSNFPASRSDSAYTPFLAAKVEAEDANAIEVAKSIVRQEEHLPDDPHFESLVTNLAKSRARQISVEATYLRRETLSVLKAVAARIAEMPGQRMVLMLSDGFTQLDESGVTDSDDLRAAISRATRSGVVVYAVNAKGLHGNRMYDVTTSVPSEPHLAHLLPGYFAAGDREVEAGLERLAKGTGGEAFLTTNDLKGALGKALDDNGFYYVLAYYPTAPKDKKSFRSINVRVKGHPDYRVRTQSGYLTSDLLKEKTALPTDPRESLIKTMGEPLAATEIGVDASADFLWLSSDDAQVSVYVFVAARNLGYKEQGQSFVTSFTLLTGVLDSSGRTTNVLQDAVQIRLSREQLDRAREDVYRYTKRLRLERGLYQIRVGVFDSQTGKMGTASTWVEVPDLKSRKLILSSISTARLPSDDKATEAAKQAVSQPRVRNGLLLFRRDDVLAYYGKARQAGLGERSAAGLMIQEQILKDEEVVFEDTWKPLSSLVLAKEADSVEFGGRVPSSRLTPGYYTLRISVKDPQSKAAQTRETSFEVVP, from the coding sequence AGAGAAGCGCACAACGCCGCCGCCTTTGGTGCGTCGCCTCGGTGGTGATGCTGTTCACACAGGCGGCGCTGGCCGCGCGGCCGCCGCAGTCCGCGGCCAATAAAGTAGAGTCACAAGACCAGCCAATCCGCCTGAAGACCGACCTGATCGAGCTTCGCGCCGTGGTCACCGACAAACAGGGCAAGCCGATCACAGACCTCACCAAAGACGATTTCGAGATCACAGAGGATGGCCGAAAGCAGGTCGTCAGCTTCTTCACCGCCGAACAGATCAGCGGCGCGCTCGCCACCAGCCCGCCCGGCGCGTCGCCGGCGAGCCGCCGGCAAGTGCCGCCTGCCGCGAGGCCGAAACGCACGGTCGCCCTCTTCGTTGACACACTGCACATGACGACGGCGAGCATGATGCAGGTCAAACAGCATATGCTGAAGTTCGTTGACGAACGCCTCGGCGACGAAGATCTGGCGGCGGTCGTCGCCACCGGCGGCGGGTTGGGCCTGTTCAGCCAGTTCACCTCAGACAAGCGCGTGCTGCGGGCAGCGATCAACCGGCTGAGCAACTTCCCGGCGTCGCGCTCCGACAGCGCCTACACGCCCTTCCTCGCGGCCAAGGTCGAAGCCGAAGACGCCAACGCCATAGAAGTGGCCAAGAGTATCGTCAGGCAGGAAGAGCACCTTCCTGATGACCCGCACTTTGAGTCCCTCGTGACCAACCTCGCCAAATCGCGAGCCCGACAGATTTCAGTCGAAGCGACCTACCTGCGCCGGGAAACGCTGTCCGTGCTGAAGGCGGTCGCCGCGCGCATTGCCGAGATGCCCGGCCAGCGGATGGTCTTAATGCTGTCGGACGGCTTCACACAGCTCGACGAATCGGGCGTGACCGATTCAGACGACCTGCGCGCCGCGATCAGCCGTGCCACGCGCTCGGGCGTCGTCGTCTACGCGGTCAATGCAAAAGGGCTGCACGGCAATAGGATGTACGACGTAACGACGAGTGTGCCGTCCGAGCCGCACCTCGCTCACCTGTTGCCCGGCTACTTTGCGGCGGGCGACCGCGAGGTGGAGGCCGGCCTGGAGCGGCTGGCGAAAGGCACCGGCGGCGAAGCCTTCCTGACGACCAACGACCTGAAAGGCGCGCTCGGCAAGGCGCTCGACGACAACGGATTCTATTACGTGCTCGCTTATTACCCGACCGCGCCGAAAGACAAGAAGAGCTTCCGCTCCATCAATGTCCGCGTCAAAGGTCATCCAGATTACCGTGTGCGAACGCAGAGCGGTTATTTGACCAGCGACCTTCTCAAAGAGAAGACCGCCTTGCCGACGGATCCGCGTGAGTCTTTGATCAAAACAATGGGTGAGCCTTTAGCCGCCACAGAGATCGGGGTAGACGCTTCAGCAGACTTCCTCTGGCTGTCGAGCGACGACGCGCAGGTGTCGGTTTACGTCTTCGTCGCAGCCCGTAATCTCGGCTACAAAGAACAAGGCCAGAGCTTCGTCACCAGTTTTACTTTGCTGACCGGCGTGCTCGATTCATCGGGGCGGACAACCAACGTCTTGCAGGACGCCGTACAGATACGCCTGTCGCGCGAGCAACTGGACCGCGCGCGGGAGGACGTCTACCGCTATACCAAACGCCTGCGCCTGGAGCGCGGCCTCTACCAGATACGCGTCGGCGTGTTCGACTCGCAGACCGGCAAGATGGGCACGGCCTCGACCTGGGTTGAAGTGCCCGATCTTAAATCGAGGAAGCTGATTCTGAGCAGCATCTCGACCGCCAGGTTGCCGTCCGATGACAAAGCGACAGAAGCCGCCAAGCAGGCTGTGTCACAGCCGCGCGTGCGCAACGGCCTCCTTCTCTTCCGGCGCGACGATGTCCTCGCCTACTACGGCAAGGCGCGCCAGGCGGGATTGGGCGAGCGTAGCGCTGCGGGGCTAATGATTCAGGAGCAGATACTGAAGGATGAAGAGGTCGTGTTTGAAGATACATGGAAGCCGCTGTCGTCGCTCGTACTCGCTAAGGAAGCCGACTCGGTCGAATTCGGCGGGCGCGTCCCGTCATCGCGCCTCACGCCCGGATATTACACCTTGCGAATCTCTGTGAAAGATCCGCAGTCCAAAGCGGCGCAGACCCGCGAGACTTCATTCGAGGTCGTCCCTTAA